A genomic segment from Saimiri boliviensis isolate mSaiBol1 chromosome 14, mSaiBol1.pri, whole genome shotgun sequence encodes:
- the LOC141581229 gene encoding leukocyte immunoglobulin-like receptor subfamily A member 3 isoform X3: MTATHRGLIHPQSRAMGGDAMTPILMVLICVGLSLGPRTHVQAGTVPKPTLWAEPGSVITQGSPVTLRCQGNLETQEYHLYREKKAASWIRQIPQELVKKGQFPIQSIAWEHTGQYRCQYHGHTHWSELSDPLELVVTGSYSKPTLSALPSPVVTPGENVTLQCGSQVPFDGFNLCKEGEDEHQARTCESSWAVFSVGPMSPSRRWTYRCYGYNSHSPYVWSSPSDLLELLVPGVSKKPSLSVQPAPVVAPGETLTLQCGSDVGYDRFALYKDWGTDLLQRPGRQLQAGLSQANFTLSPVSRSHGGQYRCSGAHNLSSEWSAPSDPLDIMIAGQIPDTPSLSVQPGPTVASGENVTLLCQSQGWMDTFLLTKEGAADAPLRLRSKYQSDKYQAEFPMSPVTSAHAGNYRCYGSRSSNPYLLSNHSEPLELVVSGPSRGPSPPSSSPTPTSAGPGDPLVTPPDSDPQSGLGKHLGVVTGVSVALVLLLFLLLLFLVLRRRRQGKHWTSGAAEPEPTGRGLQRRSSPAADTQEETLYAVVKGTQPEDRVELDTQAAASETPQDVTYAQLHRLTLKREATESPSSQAGEPPAEHSIYATVAVH; the protein is encoded by the exons CACCGAGGGCTCATCCATCCGCAGAGCAGGGCAATGGGAGGAGACGCCATGACCCCCATCCTCATGGTCCTGATCTGTGTCG GGCTGAGTCTGGGCCCCAGGACCCACGTGCAGGCAG GGACCGTCCCCAAGCCCACCCTCTGGGCTGAGCCAGGCTCTGTGATCACCCAGGGGAGTCCCGTGACCCTTAGGTGTCAGGGGAACCTGGAGACCCAGGAGTACCATCTATATcgagaaaaaaaagcagcatccTGGATTAGGCAGATCCCACAGGAGCTTGTGAAGAAGGGCCAGTTCCCCATCCAGTCCATCGCTTGGGAACACACAGGGCAGTATCGCTGTCAGTATCATGGACACACTCACTGGTCAGAGCTCAGTGACCCCTTGGAGCTGGTGGTGACAG GATCCTACAGCAAACCCACCctctcagccctgcccagccctgtggtGACCCCAGGAGAAAACGTGACCCTCCAGTGTGGCTCACAGGTGCCATTTGATGGCTTCAATCTGTGTAAGGAAGGAGAAGATGAACACCAGGCCCGTACCTGTGAGTCATCCTGGGCCGTCTTCTCCGTGGGCCCCATGAGCCCCAGTCGCAGGTGGACGTACAGGTGCTATGGTTATAACTCTCACTCTCCCTATGTGTGGTCTTCACCCAGTGATCTCCTGGAGCTCCTGGTCCCAG GTGTCTCTAAGAAGCCATCACTCTCAGTGCAGCCGGCTCCTGTCGTGGCCCCTGGGGAGACCCTGACCCTCCAGTGTGGCTCTGATGTCGGCTATGATAGGTTCGCTCTGTACAAGGATTGGGGAACTGACCTGCTCCAGCGACCTGGCCGGCAGCTCCAGGCCGGGCTCTCCCAGGCCAACTTCACCCTGAGCCCTGTGAGCCGCTCCCACGGGGGCCAGTACAGATGCTCCGGTGCCCACAACCTCTCTTCCGAGTGGTCGGCCCCCAGTGACCCCCTGGACATCATGATCGCAG GACAGATCCCTGACACACCCTCCCTCTCAGTGCAGCCGGGCCCCACTGTGGCCTCAGGAGAGAATGTGACCCTGCTGTGTCAGTCACAGGGGTGGATGGACACTTTCCTTCTGACCAAGGAGGGAGCAGCTGATGCCCCGCTTCGTCTAAGATCAAAGTACCAATCTGATAAGTACCAGGCTGAATTCCCCATGAGTCCTGTGACCTCAGCCCATGCGGGGAACtacaggtgctatggctcacgtAGCTCCAACCCCTACCTGCTGTCTAACCACAGTGAGCCCCTGGAGCTCGTGGTCTCAG GACCCTCCAGGGGACCCAGCCCCCCATCCAGCAGTCCCACCCCCACATCTG CAGGCCCTGGGGACCCGCTTGTCACTCCCCCGGATTCAGATCCCCAAAGTG GTCTGGGAAAGCACCTGGGGGTTGTGACCGGGGTCTCAGTGGCCCTCGTcctgctgctcttcctcctcctcctcttcctcgtcCTCCGACGTCGACGTCAGGGCAAACACTGGACATCTG GGGCTGCGGAGCCAGAACCCACAGGCAGAGGCCTGCAGAGGAG GTCCAGCCCAGCTGCTGACACCCAGGAAGAAACCCTCT ATGCTGTCGTGAAGGGCACACAGCCTGAGGATAGGGTGGAGCTGGACACTCAG GCTGCTGCATCTGAAACCCCCCAGGATGTGACCTACGCCCAGCTGCACAGATTGACCCTTAAACGGGAGGCAACTGAGTCTCCTTCGTCCCAAGCAGGGGAACCTCCAGCTGAGCACAGCATCTACGCCACTGTGGCTGTCCACTAG
- the LOC141581229 gene encoding leukocyte immunoglobulin-like receptor subfamily A member 3 isoform X2 translates to MTATHRGLIHPQSRAMGGDAMTPILMVLICVGLSLGPRTHVQAGTVPKPTLWAEPGSVITQGSPVTLRCQGNLETQEYHLYREKKAASWIRQIPQELVKKGQFPIQSIAWEHTGQYRCQYHGHTHWSELSDPLELVVTGSYSKPTLSALPSPVVTPGENVTLQCGSQVPFDGFNLCKEGEDEHQARTCESSWAVFSVGPMSPSRRWTYRCYGYNSHSPYVWSSPSDLLELLVPGVSKKPSLSVQPAPVVAPGETLTLQCGSDVGYDRFALYKDWGTDLLQRPGRQLQAGLSQANFTLSPVSRSHGGQYRCSGAHNLSSEWSAPSDPLDIMIAGQIPDTPSLSVQPGPTVASGENVTLLCQSQGWMDTFLLTKEGAADAPLRLRSKYQSDKYQAEFPMSPVTSAHAGNYRCYGSRSSNPYLLSNHSEPLELVVSGPSRGPSPPSSSPTPTSGPGDPLVTPPDSDPQSGLGKHLGVVTGVSVALVLLLFLLLLFLVLRRRRQGKHWTSAQREADFQHPAGAAEPEPTGRGLQRRSSPAADTQEETLYAVVKGTQPEDRVELDTQAAASETPQDVTYAQLHRLTLKREATESPSSQAGEPPAEHSIYATVAVH, encoded by the exons CACCGAGGGCTCATCCATCCGCAGAGCAGGGCAATGGGAGGAGACGCCATGACCCCCATCCTCATGGTCCTGATCTGTGTCG GGCTGAGTCTGGGCCCCAGGACCCACGTGCAGGCAG GGACCGTCCCCAAGCCCACCCTCTGGGCTGAGCCAGGCTCTGTGATCACCCAGGGGAGTCCCGTGACCCTTAGGTGTCAGGGGAACCTGGAGACCCAGGAGTACCATCTATATcgagaaaaaaaagcagcatccTGGATTAGGCAGATCCCACAGGAGCTTGTGAAGAAGGGCCAGTTCCCCATCCAGTCCATCGCTTGGGAACACACAGGGCAGTATCGCTGTCAGTATCATGGACACACTCACTGGTCAGAGCTCAGTGACCCCTTGGAGCTGGTGGTGACAG GATCCTACAGCAAACCCACCctctcagccctgcccagccctgtggtGACCCCAGGAGAAAACGTGACCCTCCAGTGTGGCTCACAGGTGCCATTTGATGGCTTCAATCTGTGTAAGGAAGGAGAAGATGAACACCAGGCCCGTACCTGTGAGTCATCCTGGGCCGTCTTCTCCGTGGGCCCCATGAGCCCCAGTCGCAGGTGGACGTACAGGTGCTATGGTTATAACTCTCACTCTCCCTATGTGTGGTCTTCACCCAGTGATCTCCTGGAGCTCCTGGTCCCAG GTGTCTCTAAGAAGCCATCACTCTCAGTGCAGCCGGCTCCTGTCGTGGCCCCTGGGGAGACCCTGACCCTCCAGTGTGGCTCTGATGTCGGCTATGATAGGTTCGCTCTGTACAAGGATTGGGGAACTGACCTGCTCCAGCGACCTGGCCGGCAGCTCCAGGCCGGGCTCTCCCAGGCCAACTTCACCCTGAGCCCTGTGAGCCGCTCCCACGGGGGCCAGTACAGATGCTCCGGTGCCCACAACCTCTCTTCCGAGTGGTCGGCCCCCAGTGACCCCCTGGACATCATGATCGCAG GACAGATCCCTGACACACCCTCCCTCTCAGTGCAGCCGGGCCCCACTGTGGCCTCAGGAGAGAATGTGACCCTGCTGTGTCAGTCACAGGGGTGGATGGACACTTTCCTTCTGACCAAGGAGGGAGCAGCTGATGCCCCGCTTCGTCTAAGATCAAAGTACCAATCTGATAAGTACCAGGCTGAATTCCCCATGAGTCCTGTGACCTCAGCCCATGCGGGGAACtacaggtgctatggctcacgtAGCTCCAACCCCTACCTGCTGTCTAACCACAGTGAGCCCCTGGAGCTCGTGGTCTCAG GACCCTCCAGGGGACCCAGCCCCCCATCCAGCAGTCCCACCCCCACATCTG GCCCTGGGGACCCGCTTGTCACTCCCCCGGATTCAGATCCCCAAAGTG GTCTGGGAAAGCACCTGGGGGTTGTGACCGGGGTCTCAGTGGCCCTCGTcctgctgctcttcctcctcctcctcttcctcgtcCTCCGACGTCGACGTCAGGGCAAACACTGGACATCTG CCCAGAGAGAGGCTGATTTCCAACATCCTGCAGGGGCTGCGGAGCCAGAACCCACAGGCAGAGGCCTGCAGAGGAG GTCCAGCCCAGCTGCTGACACCCAGGAAGAAACCCTCT ATGCTGTCGTGAAGGGCACACAGCCTGAGGATAGGGTGGAGCTGGACACTCAG GCTGCTGCATCTGAAACCCCCCAGGATGTGACCTACGCCCAGCTGCACAGATTGACCCTTAAACGGGAGGCAACTGAGTCTCCTTCGTCCCAAGCAGGGGAACCTCCAGCTGAGCACAGCATCTACGCCACTGTGGCTGTCCACTAG
- the LOC141581229 gene encoding leukocyte immunoglobulin-like receptor subfamily A member 3 isoform X1, which produces MTATHRGLIHPQSRAMGGDAMTPILMVLICVGLSLGPRTHVQAGTVPKPTLWAEPGSVITQGSPVTLRCQGNLETQEYHLYREKKAASWIRQIPQELVKKGQFPIQSIAWEHTGQYRCQYHGHTHWSELSDPLELVVTGSYSKPTLSALPSPVVTPGENVTLQCGSQVPFDGFNLCKEGEDEHQARTCESSWAVFSVGPMSPSRRWTYRCYGYNSHSPYVWSSPSDLLELLVPGVSKKPSLSVQPAPVVAPGETLTLQCGSDVGYDRFALYKDWGTDLLQRPGRQLQAGLSQANFTLSPVSRSHGGQYRCSGAHNLSSEWSAPSDPLDIMIAGQIPDTPSLSVQPGPTVASGENVTLLCQSQGWMDTFLLTKEGAADAPLRLRSKYQSDKYQAEFPMSPVTSAHAGNYRCYGSRSSNPYLLSNHSEPLELVVSGPSRGPSPPSSSPTPTSAGPGDPLVTPPDSDPQSGLGKHLGVVTGVSVALVLLLFLLLLFLVLRRRRQGKHWTSAQREADFQHPAGAAEPEPTGRGLQRRSSPAADTQEETLYAVVKGTQPEDRVELDTQAAASETPQDVTYAQLHRLTLKREATESPSSQAGEPPAEHSIYATVAVH; this is translated from the exons CACCGAGGGCTCATCCATCCGCAGAGCAGGGCAATGGGAGGAGACGCCATGACCCCCATCCTCATGGTCCTGATCTGTGTCG GGCTGAGTCTGGGCCCCAGGACCCACGTGCAGGCAG GGACCGTCCCCAAGCCCACCCTCTGGGCTGAGCCAGGCTCTGTGATCACCCAGGGGAGTCCCGTGACCCTTAGGTGTCAGGGGAACCTGGAGACCCAGGAGTACCATCTATATcgagaaaaaaaagcagcatccTGGATTAGGCAGATCCCACAGGAGCTTGTGAAGAAGGGCCAGTTCCCCATCCAGTCCATCGCTTGGGAACACACAGGGCAGTATCGCTGTCAGTATCATGGACACACTCACTGGTCAGAGCTCAGTGACCCCTTGGAGCTGGTGGTGACAG GATCCTACAGCAAACCCACCctctcagccctgcccagccctgtggtGACCCCAGGAGAAAACGTGACCCTCCAGTGTGGCTCACAGGTGCCATTTGATGGCTTCAATCTGTGTAAGGAAGGAGAAGATGAACACCAGGCCCGTACCTGTGAGTCATCCTGGGCCGTCTTCTCCGTGGGCCCCATGAGCCCCAGTCGCAGGTGGACGTACAGGTGCTATGGTTATAACTCTCACTCTCCCTATGTGTGGTCTTCACCCAGTGATCTCCTGGAGCTCCTGGTCCCAG GTGTCTCTAAGAAGCCATCACTCTCAGTGCAGCCGGCTCCTGTCGTGGCCCCTGGGGAGACCCTGACCCTCCAGTGTGGCTCTGATGTCGGCTATGATAGGTTCGCTCTGTACAAGGATTGGGGAACTGACCTGCTCCAGCGACCTGGCCGGCAGCTCCAGGCCGGGCTCTCCCAGGCCAACTTCACCCTGAGCCCTGTGAGCCGCTCCCACGGGGGCCAGTACAGATGCTCCGGTGCCCACAACCTCTCTTCCGAGTGGTCGGCCCCCAGTGACCCCCTGGACATCATGATCGCAG GACAGATCCCTGACACACCCTCCCTCTCAGTGCAGCCGGGCCCCACTGTGGCCTCAGGAGAGAATGTGACCCTGCTGTGTCAGTCACAGGGGTGGATGGACACTTTCCTTCTGACCAAGGAGGGAGCAGCTGATGCCCCGCTTCGTCTAAGATCAAAGTACCAATCTGATAAGTACCAGGCTGAATTCCCCATGAGTCCTGTGACCTCAGCCCATGCGGGGAACtacaggtgctatggctcacgtAGCTCCAACCCCTACCTGCTGTCTAACCACAGTGAGCCCCTGGAGCTCGTGGTCTCAG GACCCTCCAGGGGACCCAGCCCCCCATCCAGCAGTCCCACCCCCACATCTG CAGGCCCTGGGGACCCGCTTGTCACTCCCCCGGATTCAGATCCCCAAAGTG GTCTGGGAAAGCACCTGGGGGTTGTGACCGGGGTCTCAGTGGCCCTCGTcctgctgctcttcctcctcctcctcttcctcgtcCTCCGACGTCGACGTCAGGGCAAACACTGGACATCTG CCCAGAGAGAGGCTGATTTCCAACATCCTGCAGGGGCTGCGGAGCCAGAACCCACAGGCAGAGGCCTGCAGAGGAG GTCCAGCCCAGCTGCTGACACCCAGGAAGAAACCCTCT ATGCTGTCGTGAAGGGCACACAGCCTGAGGATAGGGTGGAGCTGGACACTCAG GCTGCTGCATCTGAAACCCCCCAGGATGTGACCTACGCCCAGCTGCACAGATTGACCCTTAAACGGGAGGCAACTGAGTCTCCTTCGTCCCAAGCAGGGGAACCTCCAGCTGAGCACAGCATCTACGCCACTGTGGCTGTCCACTAG